A genome region from Kogia breviceps isolate mKogBre1 chromosome 13, mKogBre1 haplotype 1, whole genome shotgun sequence includes the following:
- the PRR18 gene encoding proline-rich protein 18: protein MPFPPLPPPPPAAAPGVPAARPPPRKPGAPRKAAVPACAPPGPLPPAAAAEKKGRPPERPPMLLSGSWPSATLKRPPARRAPGPASPRAPAPPAPGRPRAPAPCAPRPAASGHGPAGAAASGPGPDAALRFSLSLTPEAVLVIQRRHLEKQLQARPRRAAPAPSADAGRPLGPCPRARAAGLGRRPPLPGAPLGPDPGPLLRVSLLNERHKYDDVEYEEEATAADEGLVRRCTEWLRGVESAAAARDRAGPLDALPHLSSL, encoded by the coding sequence ATGCCCTTCCCgcccctgccgccgccgccgcccgccgccgccccggGGGTCCCCGCCGCGCGCCCGCCGCCCCGGAAGCCGGGCGCCCCCCGCAAGGCGGCCGTGCCCGCCTGCGCCCCGCCGGGGCCCCTGCCGCCCGCCGCGGCCGCGGAGAAGAAGGGGCGGCCCCCCGAGCGACCCCCGATGCTGCTGTCCGGCTCCTGGCCCTCCGCCACCCTGAAGCGGCCGCCGGCCCGCCGCGCCCCCGGCCCGGCCTCCCcgcgcgccccggccccgcccgcgccCGGCCGCCCGCGCGCCCCGGCCCCGTGCGCGCCCCGGCCGGCCGCCTCCGGCCATGGCCCCGCGGGGGCCGCCGCCTCCGGGCCCGGGCCCGACGCCGCCCTGCGCTTCTCCCTGAGCCTCACGCCCGAGGCCGTGCTGGTCATCCAGCGGCGCCACCTGGAGAAGCAGCTGCAGGCGCGGCCCCGGCGGGCGGCGCCCGCGCCCTCGGCCGACGCCGGGCGCCCGCTCGGCCCCTgcccccgggcccgggccgcaGGCCTCGGCCGCCGCCCGCCGCTGCCCGGCGCCCCGCTGGGCCCCGACCCCGGGCCGCTGCTCAGGGTGTCGCTGCTCAACGAGCGGCACAAGTACGACGACGTGGAGTACGAGGAGGAGGCGACGGCCGCCGACGAGGGCCTGGTGCGCAGGTGCACCGAGTGGCTGCGCGGCGTGGAGTCGGCGGCCGCCGCGCGCGACCGGGCGGGGCCCCTGGACGCGCTGCCGCACCTGAGCTCGCTGTGA